The sequence below is a genomic window from Ignavibacteriales bacterium.
CTGCAAATGTTTTAGTTGCTGATTTTGAGGAGGGTACAGGTTCAAATAGTCCTGGACTAAATCATCCAGTTGGTGGTGTGACTCCGATTGTAAATAACATTTGGTATCATGCTGCTGCAACTTATGATGTAACAAGTCGTCGTTGGTGTTTATACCTTAATGGAAACTTAGAGAAAGATACAATTCTTGCAGCGGGAACCAGATTTCCGCAGTATTTAAGTACGCAGCATGCCGGAATAGGAACAGCTATGAACTCTTCTGGACTCGCTGCCGGATTTTTTGCCGGACGAATTGATGAAGCAAGAATCTGGAACAGAGCATTAACATTATCTGAGATCAGATCAGGAATGTCACAGGAAATTAATTCAGGTTCAGGATTAATCGGAAGGTGGGGATTGAATGACGGCTCAGGAATTTCAGCAACAAACTCTGTTGCCAGTAGTCCAAACGGAACTTTAACAAATGGACCAACATGGGTAGCCGGACAAACTTTCCCGAACGAACCCTGGGCACTTCAACTTAATGGAACAGGTAACTTTGTAAATTTTGGTTTAGCTCCTGGATTGGCAACACAAACATTTACAGTTGAAACATGGTTTAAACGAACAGGAACAGGTGCGGGAGTATCAACAGGAACAAATGGAATTAGTATGATTCCTCTCGTTGCAAAAGGAGCTCCAGAAACTGATGGCAGCGCTGTGGATGCTAATTATATTCTCGGAATTTATTCAACAACGAATGTTATCGCAGCCGATTTTGAAGAAGGAACCGGATCGGAATCTCCTGGTTTGAATCATCCTTTAACCGGCACGACAGTTTTACAAAATGATGTGTGGTATCATGCCGCTGTTACATTTGATTCAAACGGTGAGTACAGGTTATACCTGAATGGTTTACTTGAAGCCAGCCAATCTTTAGGAACTGCTGTATGGCCGCAGGGAAATACAACTCAACACTCGGCGCTTGGTACAATGTTAAAATCAGATGGAACAAATTCTTCACCAAGCGGAGGTTATTTTGCAGGAGTGCTGGATGAAGTTCGTATCTGGAACTATGCAAAAACTGAATCTGAGATTCAATCAAATCTGAATAATGAAATCACAACTCCGCAGGCGAATCTTTTAGCTTGCTGGTCACTTGATGAAGGATTGGGAACAACAGTAAACGGTTCGGCAGGAACAATTTTTAATGGAACAATTCAATCATCAGGATATAACTGGGTTTTTGGCGCCCCGTTTAATATCAGTTTTACGGCTCCTGAAGCACCAACAGGTTTAAGTGCCACCGCAGGGATTGGAAATCAGATTGAACTTAACTGGACAGATAGCTCCACCAACGAGCAAGGCTTTGCAATTGAACGATCAATTGTTGGTGAAAGCGGACCATTTCTACCTTTAACAACAGTAGCAGCAAATACAACTACTTTTGTTGATGCGAACCTCTTATTAAATACAACTTTTTATTACAGGGTAAGAGCATACAGAAGCAGTTTATTCTCAGACTACAGTAATACTGCAAATGCGACCACACCTGCAGAAGCAAATAATGCAATTCGGTTTGATGGTGTCGATTCATATATAAAAGTAACTGACGGCGGCGGATTAGCAATTGAAAATTTTACACTTGAAACGTGGTTTAAGAAAGATGGAGATGGCATTTCAGTTACAAGCGGAACAGGCGGTATACCAGATGCTATTCCATTAATAACCAAAGGAACATCTGAAAGTGAATCCTCAAATCTTGATATAAATTATTTTCTATGTATTAAAGCCGCAACAAATGTTATTGCGGCTGATTTTGAGGAAGGTGCCGGAGGGACTTCGGTTAGTTTGAATCATCCGATACTTGGAGTAACGCCGATAGCAAATAATGTATGGTATCACGCGGCGGTTACATATGACGGAACTACATTACGATTATATCTTGATGGTAATCTAGAAAACTCCCTTGCAGTCGGTCAACCGGTTGCATCGGCAACAACTTGTAATTTAGCAATCGGAAGTTCTCTTCGATCAACTGATGTTGCACAGGGATTTTTTAATGGAACGATGGATGAAGTCAGAATATGGAATTACGCCCGAACACAAAATGAAATTCAATCAACAATTAATTCAAAATTAGATATTTCACAGCCGGGATTATTGGCAAGATGGGCACTTGATGAAGGAACAGGAACTTCGGCAAATGGTTCCGCGGGAACATCGTTCAACGGTGTCGTAACTAATTTAAATTATGAATGGGTTTCGGGAGCTCCTTTTAATGCTTCAATCTTTCCATTTGTTCCCACACTTGTATATCCAACAAACGGACAAACAGACATTAATCAGTTCCCTCAACTGGAAGTTGTTGCAAGTGATAACAGCTCAACTAATCTTACTGTTAAATTTTATGGAAGAATGGTTGAACCAAGTGAGAAATTTACACTCATTGGTTTTCCGGATACACAGTATTATACATCGTTGAAAAATGGCGGCTCGGCTGCGATACTCAATAGTCAAACTCAGTGGGTTGTTAATAATAAAGATGCACTGAATATCGTTTATGCAGCCGGACTTGGAGATTGTGTTGATGATGGAGATTTGATTGAAGCCCCCTGGCAGGTACTTGATAATGCAATGGATATAATAGAAAATCCCGTTACAACAAATTTACCTGATGGATTACCATATGGATTAGCTGTTGGAAATCATGACCAGACAGCAAACGGTGATGCTGATGGTACCACAAATTTTTATAACCAATACTTTGGTTCAAACAGATTTAGCAGTCGCGGTTATTACGGAGGCAATTACGGTTCCAATAATGATAACCACTTTGATTTGTTCAGTGTTAACGGAATGGATTTTATTGTCATTCACTTTGAATATGACACAAGTCCTGACGCAGCAATAATAACCTGGGCAGAAAACTTGTTGCAAACTTACAGTGACCGCCGTGCAATTATAGTCAGTCATTGGATAATTAATACCGGCAACCCCGGCAGTTTCAGTACTCAAGGACAGGCACTGTATAATGCTTTCAGAGATAATCCGAATGTATTCTTAATGTTATCCGGTCACGTTCCCGGTGAAGGAAGAAGAACCGACACTTATGAAGGAAATACAATTCACAGTCTTTTGTCGGATTATCAAAGCAGAACAAACGGTGGCAATGGCTGGTTGAGGATCATGGAATTTGATCCATCAGCAAACCTGATAAATGTTAAA
It includes:
- a CDS encoding T9SS type A sorting domain-containing protein; this encodes MFKDINNNFTRLMKTAAITVLLLLSSDTFSQTAVQFDGTNDYVTFGQATNTLGAQSFTVECWFQRTGTGSVTTTGGTGATGGIRAYPLVTKGRGESDNSVVDANYFLGINEPTSGYPYAANVLVADFEEGTGSNSPGLNHPVGGVTPIVNNIWYHAAATYDVTSRRWCLYLNGNLEKDTILAAGTRFPQYLSTQHAGIGTAMNSSGLAAGFFAGRIDEARIWNRALTLSEIRSGMSQEINSGSGLIGRWGLNDGSGISATNSVASSPNGTLTNGPTWVAGQTFPNEPWALQLNGTGNFVNFGLAPGLATQTFTVETWFKRTGTGAGVSTGTNGISMIPLVAKGAPETDGSAVDANYILGIYSTTNVIAADFEEGTGSESPGLNHPLTGTTVLQNDVWYHAAVTFDSNGEYRLYLNGLLEASQSLGTAVWPQGNTTQHSALGTMLKSDGTNSSPSGGYFAGVLDEVRIWNYAKTESEIQSNLNNEITTPQANLLACWSLDEGLGTTVNGSAGTIFNGTIQSSGYNWVFGAPFNISFTAPEAPTGLSATAGIGNQIELNWTDSSTNEQGFAIERSIVGESGPFLPLTTVAANTTTFVDANLLLNTTFYYRVRAYRSSLFSDYSNTANATTPAEANNAIRFDGVDSYIKVTDGGGLAIENFTLETWFKKDGDGISVTSGTGGIPDAIPLITKGTSESESSNLDINYFLCIKAATNVIAADFEEGAGGTSVSLNHPILGVTPIANNVWYHAAVTYDGTTLRLYLDGNLENSLAVGQPVASATTCNLAIGSSLRSTDVAQGFFNGTMDEVRIWNYARTQNEIQSTINSKLDISQPGLLARWALDEGTGTSANGSAGTSFNGVVTNLNYEWVSGAPFNASIFPFVPTLVYPTNGQTDINQFPQLEVVASDNSSTNLTVKFYGRMVEPSEKFTLIGFPDTQYYTSLKNGGSAAILNSQTQWVVNNKDALNIVYAAGLGDCVDDGDLIEAPWQVLDNAMDIIENPVTTNLPDGLPYGLAVGNHDQTANGDADGTTNFYNQYFGSNRFSSRGYYGGNYGSNNDNHFDLFSVNGMDFIVIHFEYDTSPDAAIITWAENLLQTYSDRRAIIVSHWIINTGNPGSFSTQGQALYNAFRDNPNVFLMLSGHVPGEGRRTDTYEGNTIHSLLSDYQSRTNGGNGWLRIMEFDPSANLINVKTYSPYLNQFEEDGDSQFSLPYTMSGIGDAPFVELGSVTIPNNSNATYTWNGLLGGETYQWYVTITNENNFTTTGPIWSFSTDQELPVELTSFSADIVDDKVILNWQTKTETNNYGFEVERSVSRQTSKSGWEKIGFVTGNGNSNSPKDYSFTDVNPKGGSSFEYRLKQIDNDGQYHYSDVVEVTVIPVEFALYQNYPNPFNPTTKIKYSIPTEADVTIKLYDILGKEIKSLVSSKHSAGNYEVDFNAANLASGTYFYRIQAKGFTDTKKLLIVK